The Porites lutea chromosome 11, jaPorLute2.1, whole genome shotgun sequence genome contains the following window.
ATCTTGCTCATTATTGTTGTAATGTTCACTGTCGGCTCCCCGTCAACCCGTCACCTTCCGGTGAAAACACTTCCAGAGCCAACAGCCGCTGGGAAGACTGGTACCGAGATAAAGCAAAGACCCTCTTTCGTGCTGGCCACAAATCCCGACATACCGTTCGAGCTAACTCTCAACTGCAATTCATGCGCATTGGTGAGCTCTTCTGGAATGCTGCTGGGAAACAACGCGGGCTCGCAGATTGATTCTGCAGATTGTGTCTTCCGATTAAACTCGGCACCGACGATTGGTTTTGAAGAAGATGTCGGAAGTAAAACAACGGTTCGGGTGTTTTCAGTATCTGGGTTAAAGTCTTTGATCAGAGATACCTGGCAGAAAAGTGTGGATACTTTTCAAGGCTTGGATTATATGATTTTGCTGGGACCAGATGAACTTCTGTGTAGAAACTGTACACTTTCTAAATTGTACCAGAAATTAGCGCATTATCTTGAAAACACTGAGTTGCTACAGGTCACGAAGGAAGCCTATCAAAAGGCCAAACAAGAAACCAAGAATCTTGGCCTAAAGTATGCAAGGTAACATTTTATTTCTGAACTGTTGAAGCAAGTTGTTATGATCCAACATGTTTGGCAAAAAAATCATACACATTTATTATAaagtcgaacctctccacaaaGGCCACCTTGGGGTCAGAAGAAAGaagccgttgtagagaggttgccATTAGTGgcggttcgactgtattttgcTATGCCTTTCTTTTCCTCGCCGAAAGAACAGTTTGCTGCTCTTTCGTCAGTTTTGTCATCGATCTTTTTCAGTGATCCAGATCTTTTTTAACAATCCGAATACTGAACTTACCGGGTTTATAGCAGTAGTTTTGGCTCTCAAAtttaaattctttctttttttctttgtaagcCAATAACCAAGCACATCGCCGACGCACTCATCGGGTATTTTCCATAATGCCAGACCATCTAGTCAGTGACTAGGATTGGCCAAGGTAAAATGGACGACGTTTTTTaactcaaacaaaattttcagaacTGAAGCGTTCATTTACGTTGTAACCTCAATTTTGAGTACTTCTCCGCAGTGAAGTGGCACTGGAAACGAGAATTTTGAAAATTGAACTGCAAGTTTCGGTCGGAATATTCCCGCAAACACCAAAGCATGTCCCAGAGAATACGACGAAAATTTCGCGGGATAATGGAAGCCACTATACCTGCGATACTTAAATGAAAGCCACTCTTAAATAAAAACCAACTAAAACTTATTACTTAACCTTTTATCTCAGGtctttttccttaatttttatGGGAAAAGCTCTGGGAGTGAGTTTGGTAAGAACTTTGACTGCACGCAAAAACTTCCAAAAACGCATGCGGGAGAGCCCCAACCtggtttcaattttatttccagCTGTTTAAAAAGCTGCCAGTAGACAGGTCCCGACAGAAGGTGAACATGAGGTGTTTAATTACATTAACACAATTGTCCAACAATCAGCCTCCTCCTCACGCGCTTTGTCTTTCGAATGGTTTCGCATAGAGGCGACCGCGAAACGCGAGTAACTGGTGACTAaacgcaagggaccatgggaagggtgcgcaaattttcatcgagagagacacgtctgggtacgaggcaggtcCAACAATGAAAGCTCTTCATCTGTTCATTGATATGGCATAGTAGTTTTAGCAATATTTTACCCGTCAAAAgaagttaaatttttctttctgaaaatattttcccttttatttCTTCCTCAGCCTAGACCTACCTATCTCCACAAGATTTTACGCGTTGAGTTTGGCTCGACATGTTTGTCCTCAAATCAGGGTGTTCGGAATGGAGCTCGGGAATCCTTGTGAACGGTTTGTAAAATATCTTATCATATGCAAAAACATACTCACTAAAGAACCATGTCAAAAATTTTCTTGCGCAAATGGGTTTTACTTAATCAGAGGCGCGAACGAGGTTTTTAAAGTGTGAGAAAAATTGTTCATCCATAAAACGCTTCTCTCAAAAACATAATTTAAAAGCCTGGCCCCACTTGTTCAAACTTTGAATAgagctatccaccagataaatcagaTATCGTTATCGTAGATAGCGTTATCCACGTTTTGAACAACTGGTAGCAGCTTTCTTTTACGACTTTGCTCCTTTAACACTGCCGTCATATATATTGCTTTTAGATTGCGATCCGTGCCCATGTTCTACTGGGATCAAGAATCCTGGCAGACTAAATGCCTGACACAGGAGAAACGAATAAAGCAGCGGATGTTTCAAGGAGTACAGAGACTTTTAATGGAGAGAGAAATTTTCCATTCGTGGGGTGATAAGTATCACATCGAGTTCTTTTACCCTTCTCAGAGGAAAGTAACATGAATATTATCTACTTGGACAAGTTTCAGCGTTTTAGGTATTATTTTTGGGAAAATGGGAAAGAAGATGAAAAAGGCTGTGCCTCTAACACTATGGTCATCTTCGCAGCCACTGTTTCCGTTGTCACGCAAGCTTTGTCCATTACAGAAATGTAACACAAGACGTCACACAATGCGTCACACAACACGTGATACGATGTTTGTTCCGTTACGATGATAAAGAATTTTATGCCCAGCGCCGGACGCGAAAGTATACATTCCTAGCTACTGTGCTGAGTGTTAAGTTGGCCatccaaagttttttttttaaagaagtttaaaaacttCTTTAACAGAAAGCTTGAGTAAAATCACGTGGGATCGATTTTGCCGTACTAACAAGTACTTGCTATACTTATTCAGTACGCGTATgataaattatgtattttatttatcaaattacgttttgtttaaaaattataatttaacttgagaaaaaatgaaaatgtaaacTGAATCCATAaataaaaatcctttttttaaaataatatctcGTTTATTACGACTGCCAGCTCCCAGAAACTGTTTTAAAGATCACTAGGAACCCACGGAGGACACGGTGAAGTAATCAGAGGAGGGTGTTTTCGGCCGACTCTGAGTTCCCCTCGGCAAATTTAGATATAAAGGGATGCAGTTGTCATCCGCTTAGCTTTATATTTGGGCTGTGTATGTAAATGGCACTGGGAGATGTGGAAGGGGACATTTGGACGCCAGGCGAGGGACTTGAGGTCGTGAAGTATAGGACACGGAGACGTAAAGTATGTGACACGGGGACCTTAAGTATGGGACTTGGGGGTGTGAAGTATTGGACTAGTGGACGTTACGTATGGGACACGGGGACGTGAAGTATGGGACATGAAATATGAGACACGGGGACACGCCTTGATTTTGCTGTTCTTTCTATGCTGTGGGCGAGGATTCGTGgctttttttattctcaaaACGTGTGAATTTTCCTGCCTTTTCTCCAAGTCTACCAAACAGCTGACCTAACGTAACCGCGTTCCCAGGGCTTCTCAGTTACCACGGTACCTTTTCCTGGCGATTTCCTGTATATTGACGCTAATTTGTAGGATATTTCGCAAAcatattccaaatttggtcaacgttAGGTGTTATGAAAAACTATCCGGAGGATCTGAGGCAATAAAAaacgaagaaatattttgaatgaataacaatcTAAGTTATTGAGAGAAGTGGTAGTAACTGCTGTAGTAATTTAAGCAAAGAAACTGCCTGAAATTACTTCAAGGTAATTGTATACTGAATAACGACTGGTCTCTTACAACAAATGATTCATAAGGCGTGAGATAACATCATGTTACAATGATGATTgtcataataataatggtaataataaaaatgttggtGGTGGCAgtaaaaatgataatgatagtgatGACGGTGATAGTAAAGATAAAGTGATTACGGTTTGTGAGAATAATGATCTTAATGATTATGATGAGACGATGGTTGTGACAATAGTGATGGCCACAGGTAATTTATCCACACTTTTTTTACaagattttattttgtaaataagGGATTGTTATAACCTTTTAAGTCATCATTCTCTTTGCACTAGCCTCTTTGAAAAGTAAAAGTTTTCAACTtaagaaattttccaaaaataacgAAATCGGTAAGTCGTAACGTTACCATGGTTACTTCTTGAAGAGAATTTATCAGGACCTTTTTGGAATGACATCATTTGACCACTACTTCTACcagaattctttactttgctGTTTTTATGTGCAACTTAGTGCTATTATTTTATAAATCTCGGTGAGACTGACTAATTCTGATAAGaaggcaaaataaaaataaaaaatgaattctggtagttgtatgACGTCGTGGCCTATTAAAGTCCATTTTCGCTTGGGACCTTTATTCTGCATGAACCGTGTTGCCCATTACTCAGGCACTGTTGCAATCCACCGTACGGAGAAAGATGGCGGCTGTACATTTTACCACAATTCCTTTCGAACTGAACACGGCAATTTTATGGTTTTCATGCGCTAAGAACTGTGGGTAAATGTACTAGTCGCCATCTTTTTAGGTACGGTGGATAGCGCAGGTACGACGGCCACGATATTAAGAGCGTAGCAAAACGAAAAATGATGTACTTTTTCTTGGGGGAACATCATATGGTGCTTTGTTAAACAACTATGGAAATGAGACAACTTGCGACAACTCCGATCTCTTTAAGACATTGCATCCCGCGCGGGGAATATCGATTTGCGTGCATCCCACAGGGATGCATTCGAATTTGGTAAACGACGTGATCGTTGATCAGCCAACAGTAGTCGAAGTTATATCTGGGAAATGCCATGCAACTTTATAACAAGTCTAAATAGCAAGTGAAAACAACGCCTCTATAAATGCGCATTTGGGCACATTTCCGTTGCCGTACTCTTCGAAACAACATAATCTCAGCTCCAGAGCCTTTGGTCCCTTTTTGGCCACGCAGGAAAGGAGGCTCGATCGCCTCTCTTTCTTGGTCATAGAAAAGAGTTCTAGATTCgagaatatgaaaaaaaaccaacaaagatAAATATTCTGACTTGAAAGGGAATGTGCTCTATGTAGAGCCAACTTAAATTCTAGTACATTATGCACTGCATTCTATCTGTTCATAGAAAGGTTCGTATCTTGTAACTATTGACTTCTCTCTTCATGATGAGGGCCAATTCGACACCCTGCAATTCGACTACAGCGTGCTTTttttataggtttttttttgttgaaaaaatatatgttcTAATGACATCTGTTTCTGCATCAAATATCATTCAGTATCACTTAAAGAGAGACTGTATATTAAAGGTTCCTTAATTTGGTTTTCTTCCAAAGCGGAGTCCCAGATTCACCAATTTCATGGCTCCTGATTTTTCTCCCACATGGATTCGACTTGAAGGTTACCTCGCGGCTCTTTGAGCTTGGCAGAATCACGCTCAACGTCTTAACGTTGTTCTTTAAGTCATGACACTGCAAGCAGTGTTTCATTTCTCCATCTGTTGGAACTTACAGCAGTGTCTTCAGTCCCTGACGCTTGTACACAGATCCTCTAAAACTGCGGCGTTTTGCACACAACGGGTGGTTAAATAACCGTCTCCAAGCCTTTAAACA
Protein-coding sequences here:
- the LOC140951955 gene encoding alpha-N-acetyl-neuraminyl-2,3-beta-galactosyl-1,3-N-acetyl-galactosaminide alpha-2,6-sialyltransferase-like → MPLDFPPYYAGVAGEDMLDEFLVGKRELDHGQSATMDVRRFLNVKYHQASIGKLKKAALACTIAILLIIVVMFTVGSPSTRHLPVKTLPEPTAAGKTGTEIKQRPSFVLATNPDIPFELTLNCNSCALVSSSGMLLGNNAGSQIDSADCVFRLNSAPTIGFEEDVGSKTTVRVFSVSGLKSLIRDTWQKSVDTFQGLDYMILLGPDELLCRNCTLSKLYQKLAHYLENTELLQVTKEAYQKAKQETKNLGLKYASLDLPISTRFYALSLARHVCPQIRVFGMELGNPCERLRSVPMFYWDQESWQTKCLTQEKRIKQRMFQGVQRLLMEREIFHSWGDKYHIEFFYPSQRKVT